A stretch of the Xiphophorus couchianus chromosome 15, X_couchianus-1.0, whole genome shotgun sequence genome encodes the following:
- the LOC114158211 gene encoding heterogeneous nuclear ribonucleoprotein Q-like isoform X4, translating to MSADLATDHVNGNGTEEPMETMATVTRSEHFQALLDAGLSQNVAEKLDELYVAGLVAHSDLDERALEALKEFNEDGALQVLVQFKESDLSHVQNKSAFLCGVMKTYRQREKQGTKVSPASKGPDEVRIRELLDRTGYTLDVTTGQRKYGGPPPDAVYAGSQPTVGTEIFVGKIPRDLFEDELVPLFEKAGPIWDLRLMMDPLSSLNRGYAFVTFCAKDSAQEAVKLCNNFEIRPGKHIGVCISVANNRLFVGSIPKSKTKEQIVEEFFKVTEGLSDVILYHQPDDKKKNRGFCFLEYEDHKTAAQARRRLMSGKVKVWGNLVTVEWADPIEDPDPEVMAKVKVLFVRNLANGVTEEILEKSFSQFGKLERVKKLKDYAFVHFEERDGAVKALEELNGTEMEGEPIEIVFAKPPDQKRKERKAQRQAAKSQMYDDYYYYSPQPHMPLPSRGRGRGGRGGYGFPQDYYSYEDYYDYYGYDYHNYRGGYDDPYYGYDDFQAPGRGRGGGRGPRGGASPVSGRGGAGAPRGRAGFSQRGVGPGPGRGGRGPRGGVAAARGRGGVRGARGGRGGNVGGKRKADGYSQPDSKRRQTNSQNWGSQPIAQQPLHCGDHAAGKRAGGRRRRVAVTGPGGAPCWRERRTR from the exons ATGTCTGCAGATTTGGCCACAGATCACGTGAACGGGAACGGCACCGAGGAGCCCATGGAAACCATGGCAACCGTGACCCGCTCCGAACATTTCCAGGCTCTGCTGGACGCCGGCTTGTCGCAGAACGTAGCTGAGAAGCTGGACGAGCTTTATGTAGCAG GCCTGGTGGCTCACAGCGACCTGGATGAGCGCGCCCTGGAGGCTCTGAAGGAGTTCAACGAAGACGGGGCGCTgcaggttctggtccagttcaaGGAGAGCGACCTATCCCACGTTCAG AATAAAAGTGCCTTCCTGTGTGGGGTGATGAAGACGTACCGGCAGCGGGAGAAGCAGGGCACCAAAGTGTCTCCGGCCTCCAAAGGTCCAGACGAGGTGCGGATCCGGGAGCTGCTGGACAGAACCGGCTACACGCTGGACGTCACCACGGGCCAGAGGAAGTACGGCGGCCCGCCGCCGGACGCCGTCTACGCCGGGTCGCAGCCCACAGTGGGAACCGAG ATCTTCGTGGGGAAGATTCCCCGCGATCTGTTTGAAGACGAGCTGGTTCCTCTCTTCGAGAAGGCCGGGCCCATCTGGGACCTGCGGCTGATGATGGACCCGCTCAGCAGCCTGAACCGCGGCTACGCCTTCGTCACTTTCTGCGCCAAAGACTCCGCCCAGGAGGCGGTCAAGCTG TGCAATAACTTCGAGATCCGGCCCGGCAAACACATCGGCGTCTGCATATCTGTGGCCAACAACAGGCTGTTTGTCGGTTCCATACCCAAGAGCAAAACCAAGGAGCAGATCGTGGAGGAGTTTTTTAAGGTCACAG AGGGTCTCAGTGATGTCATCCTCTACCACCAACCCGACGACAAGAAGAAGAACCGCGGTTTCTGCTTCCTGGAGTACGAAGACCACAAAACGGCGGCGCAGGCCCGGCGCCGGCTCATGAGCGGAAAGGTCAAGGTCTGGGGCAACCTGGTGACGGTGGAGTGGGCCGACCCCATCGAGGACCCCGACCCGGAAGTTATGGCCAAG GTGAAGGTCCTGTTTGTGAGGAACCTGGCCAACGGCGTCACAGAGGAGATCCTGGAGAAATCCTTCAGCCAGTTTGGGAAGCTGGAGCGAGTGAAGAAGCTCAAAGACTACGCCTTCGTCCACTTCGAGGAGCGGGACGGAGCCGTGAAG GCGCTGGAGGAGCTGAACGGGACGGAGATGGAGGGAGAGCCCATCGAAATAGTTTTTGCCAAACCGCCTGATCAGAAAAGGAAGGAGAGGAAAGCCCAGAGACAAGCTGCCAAGTCCCAAAT GTATGATGATTATTACTACTATTCGCCGCAGCCCCACATGcccctcccctccagggggcGGGGCCGCGGCGGCCGGGGGGGCTACGGCTTCCCCCAGGACTACTACAGCTACGAGGATTACTACGACTACTACGGCTACGACTACCACAACTACCGTGGCGGCTACGACGACCCCTACTACGGCTATGATGACTTCCAGGCCCCGGGCCGGGGGCGGGGCGGCGGCAGGGGCCCGAGGGGTGGAGCATCGCCGGTCAGTGGTCGCGGCGGCGCCGGGGCTCCCCGAGGCCGGGCCGGCTTCTCGCAGCGCGGCGTCGGGCCCGGGCCGGGCCGCGGCGGGCGCGGACCAAGAGGAGGCGTGGCGGCGGCGCGCGGGCGCGGCGGGGTACGTGGTGCGCGGGGCGGCCGCGGTGGAAATGTGGGAGGAAAGCGGAAAGCTGACGGCTACAGCCAGCCAGATTCCAAGCGCCGCCAGACCAATAGTCAGAACTGGGGCTCCCAACCCATTGCTCAGCAGCCGCTCCACTGCGGGGACCATGCTG CAGGAAAAAGGGCCGGAGGTCGCCGCCGACGAGTCGCTGTGACCGGGCCGggcggcgccccctgctggagggAACG ACGGACTCGATGA
- the LOC114158211 gene encoding heterogeneous nuclear ribonucleoprotein Q-like isoform X1, with translation MGHSIHNIGISKAPTHTTPHTLSAICPEQCKPRFIREENTSPTCQTPSNMSADLATDHVNGNGTEEPMETMATVTRSEHFQALLDAGLSQNVAEKLDELYVAGLVAHSDLDERALEALKEFNEDGALQVLVQFKESDLSHVQNKSAFLCGVMKTYRQREKQGTKVSPASKGPDEVRIRELLDRTGYTLDVTTGQRKYGGPPPDAVYAGSQPTVGTEIFVGKIPRDLFEDELVPLFEKAGPIWDLRLMMDPLSSLNRGYAFVTFCAKDSAQEAVKLCNNFEIRPGKHIGVCISVANNRLFVGSIPKSKTKEQIVEEFFKVTEGLSDVILYHQPDDKKKNRGFCFLEYEDHKTAAQARRRLMSGKVKVWGNLVTVEWADPIEDPDPEVMAKVKVLFVRNLANGVTEEILEKSFSQFGKLERVKKLKDYAFVHFEERDGAVKALEELNGTEMEGEPIEIVFAKPPDQKRKERKAQRQAAKSQMYDDYYYYSPQPHMPLPSRGRGRGGRGGYGFPQDYYSYEDYYDYYGYDYHNYRGGYDDPYYGYDDFQAPGRGRGGGRGPRGGASPVSGRGGAGAPRGRAGFSQRGVGPGPGRGGRGPRGGVAAARGRGGVRGARGGRGGNVGGKRKADGYSQPDSKRRQTNSQNWGSQPIAQQPLHCGDHAAGKRAGGRRRRVAVTGPGGAPCWRERRTR, from the exons ATGGGCCACTCCATCCACAACATTGGCATCAGCAAAGCGCCCACCCACACGACGCCACACACGCTGTCTGCCATCTGCCCTGAACAATGTAAACCGAGATTCATCCGTGAAGAGAACACCTCTCCAACGTGCCAGACGCCATCAAAT ATGTCTGCAGATTTGGCCACAGATCACGTGAACGGGAACGGCACCGAGGAGCCCATGGAAACCATGGCAACCGTGACCCGCTCCGAACATTTCCAGGCTCTGCTGGACGCCGGCTTGTCGCAGAACGTAGCTGAGAAGCTGGACGAGCTTTATGTAGCAG GCCTGGTGGCTCACAGCGACCTGGATGAGCGCGCCCTGGAGGCTCTGAAGGAGTTCAACGAAGACGGGGCGCTgcaggttctggtccagttcaaGGAGAGCGACCTATCCCACGTTCAG AATAAAAGTGCCTTCCTGTGTGGGGTGATGAAGACGTACCGGCAGCGGGAGAAGCAGGGCACCAAAGTGTCTCCGGCCTCCAAAGGTCCAGACGAGGTGCGGATCCGGGAGCTGCTGGACAGAACCGGCTACACGCTGGACGTCACCACGGGCCAGAGGAAGTACGGCGGCCCGCCGCCGGACGCCGTCTACGCCGGGTCGCAGCCCACAGTGGGAACCGAG ATCTTCGTGGGGAAGATTCCCCGCGATCTGTTTGAAGACGAGCTGGTTCCTCTCTTCGAGAAGGCCGGGCCCATCTGGGACCTGCGGCTGATGATGGACCCGCTCAGCAGCCTGAACCGCGGCTACGCCTTCGTCACTTTCTGCGCCAAAGACTCCGCCCAGGAGGCGGTCAAGCTG TGCAATAACTTCGAGATCCGGCCCGGCAAACACATCGGCGTCTGCATATCTGTGGCCAACAACAGGCTGTTTGTCGGTTCCATACCCAAGAGCAAAACCAAGGAGCAGATCGTGGAGGAGTTTTTTAAGGTCACAG AGGGTCTCAGTGATGTCATCCTCTACCACCAACCCGACGACAAGAAGAAGAACCGCGGTTTCTGCTTCCTGGAGTACGAAGACCACAAAACGGCGGCGCAGGCCCGGCGCCGGCTCATGAGCGGAAAGGTCAAGGTCTGGGGCAACCTGGTGACGGTGGAGTGGGCCGACCCCATCGAGGACCCCGACCCGGAAGTTATGGCCAAG GTGAAGGTCCTGTTTGTGAGGAACCTGGCCAACGGCGTCACAGAGGAGATCCTGGAGAAATCCTTCAGCCAGTTTGGGAAGCTGGAGCGAGTGAAGAAGCTCAAAGACTACGCCTTCGTCCACTTCGAGGAGCGGGACGGAGCCGTGAAG GCGCTGGAGGAGCTGAACGGGACGGAGATGGAGGGAGAGCCCATCGAAATAGTTTTTGCCAAACCGCCTGATCAGAAAAGGAAGGAGAGGAAAGCCCAGAGACAAGCTGCCAAGTCCCAAAT GTATGATGATTATTACTACTATTCGCCGCAGCCCCACATGcccctcccctccagggggcGGGGCCGCGGCGGCCGGGGGGGCTACGGCTTCCCCCAGGACTACTACAGCTACGAGGATTACTACGACTACTACGGCTACGACTACCACAACTACCGTGGCGGCTACGACGACCCCTACTACGGCTATGATGACTTCCAGGCCCCGGGCCGGGGGCGGGGCGGCGGCAGGGGCCCGAGGGGTGGAGCATCGCCGGTCAGTGGTCGCGGCGGCGCCGGGGCTCCCCGAGGCCGGGCCGGCTTCTCGCAGCGCGGCGTCGGGCCCGGGCCGGGCCGCGGCGGGCGCGGACCAAGAGGAGGCGTGGCGGCGGCGCGCGGGCGCGGCGGGGTACGTGGTGCGCGGGGCGGCCGCGGTGGAAATGTGGGAGGAAAGCGGAAAGCTGACGGCTACAGCCAGCCAGATTCCAAGCGCCGCCAGACCAATAGTCAGAACTGGGGCTCCCAACCCATTGCTCAGCAGCCGCTCCACTGCGGGGACCATGCTG CAGGAAAAAGGGCCGGAGGTCGCCGCCGACGAGTCGCTGTGACCGGGCCGggcggcgccccctgctggagggAACG ACGGACTCGATGA
- the LOC114158211 gene encoding heterogeneous nuclear ribonucleoprotein Q-like isoform X6, which yields MGHSIHNIGISKAPTHTTPHTLSAICPEQCKPRFIREENTSPTCQTPSNMSADLATDHVNGNGTEEPMETMATVTRSEHFQALLDAGLSQNVAEKLDELYVAGLVAHSDLDERALEALKEFNEDGALQVLVQFKESDLSHVQNKSAFLCGVMKTYRQREKQGTKVSPASKGPDEVRIRELLDRTGYTLDVTTGQRKYGGPPPDAVYAGSQPTVGTEIFVGKIPRDLFEDELVPLFEKAGPIWDLRLMMDPLSSLNRGYAFVTFCAKDSAQEAVKLCNNFEIRPGKHIGVCISVANNRLFVGSIPKSKTKEQIVEEFFKVTEGLSDVILYHQPDDKKKNRGFCFLEYEDHKTAAQARRRLMSGKVKVWGNLVTVEWADPIEDPDPEVMAKVKVLFVRNLANGVTEEILEKSFSQFGKLERVKKLKDYAFVHFEERDGAVKALEELNGTEMEGEPIEIVFAKPPDQKRKERKAQRQAAKSQMYDDYYYYSPQPHMPLPSRGRGRGGRGGYGFPQDYYSYEDYYDYYGYDYHNYRGGYDDPYYGYDDFQAPGRGRGGGRGPRGGASPVSGRGGAGAPRGRAGFSQRGVGPGPGRGGRGPRGGVAAARGRGGEKGPEVAADESL from the exons ATGGGCCACTCCATCCACAACATTGGCATCAGCAAAGCGCCCACCCACACGACGCCACACACGCTGTCTGCCATCTGCCCTGAACAATGTAAACCGAGATTCATCCGTGAAGAGAACACCTCTCCAACGTGCCAGACGCCATCAAAT ATGTCTGCAGATTTGGCCACAGATCACGTGAACGGGAACGGCACCGAGGAGCCCATGGAAACCATGGCAACCGTGACCCGCTCCGAACATTTCCAGGCTCTGCTGGACGCCGGCTTGTCGCAGAACGTAGCTGAGAAGCTGGACGAGCTTTATGTAGCAG GCCTGGTGGCTCACAGCGACCTGGATGAGCGCGCCCTGGAGGCTCTGAAGGAGTTCAACGAAGACGGGGCGCTgcaggttctggtccagttcaaGGAGAGCGACCTATCCCACGTTCAG AATAAAAGTGCCTTCCTGTGTGGGGTGATGAAGACGTACCGGCAGCGGGAGAAGCAGGGCACCAAAGTGTCTCCGGCCTCCAAAGGTCCAGACGAGGTGCGGATCCGGGAGCTGCTGGACAGAACCGGCTACACGCTGGACGTCACCACGGGCCAGAGGAAGTACGGCGGCCCGCCGCCGGACGCCGTCTACGCCGGGTCGCAGCCCACAGTGGGAACCGAG ATCTTCGTGGGGAAGATTCCCCGCGATCTGTTTGAAGACGAGCTGGTTCCTCTCTTCGAGAAGGCCGGGCCCATCTGGGACCTGCGGCTGATGATGGACCCGCTCAGCAGCCTGAACCGCGGCTACGCCTTCGTCACTTTCTGCGCCAAAGACTCCGCCCAGGAGGCGGTCAAGCTG TGCAATAACTTCGAGATCCGGCCCGGCAAACACATCGGCGTCTGCATATCTGTGGCCAACAACAGGCTGTTTGTCGGTTCCATACCCAAGAGCAAAACCAAGGAGCAGATCGTGGAGGAGTTTTTTAAGGTCACAG AGGGTCTCAGTGATGTCATCCTCTACCACCAACCCGACGACAAGAAGAAGAACCGCGGTTTCTGCTTCCTGGAGTACGAAGACCACAAAACGGCGGCGCAGGCCCGGCGCCGGCTCATGAGCGGAAAGGTCAAGGTCTGGGGCAACCTGGTGACGGTGGAGTGGGCCGACCCCATCGAGGACCCCGACCCGGAAGTTATGGCCAAG GTGAAGGTCCTGTTTGTGAGGAACCTGGCCAACGGCGTCACAGAGGAGATCCTGGAGAAATCCTTCAGCCAGTTTGGGAAGCTGGAGCGAGTGAAGAAGCTCAAAGACTACGCCTTCGTCCACTTCGAGGAGCGGGACGGAGCCGTGAAG GCGCTGGAGGAGCTGAACGGGACGGAGATGGAGGGAGAGCCCATCGAAATAGTTTTTGCCAAACCGCCTGATCAGAAAAGGAAGGAGAGGAAAGCCCAGAGACAAGCTGCCAAGTCCCAAAT GTATGATGATTATTACTACTATTCGCCGCAGCCCCACATGcccctcccctccagggggcGGGGCCGCGGCGGCCGGGGGGGCTACGGCTTCCCCCAGGACTACTACAGCTACGAGGATTACTACGACTACTACGGCTACGACTACCACAACTACCGTGGCGGCTACGACGACCCCTACTACGGCTATGATGACTTCCAGGCCCCGGGCCGGGGGCGGGGCGGCGGCAGGGGCCCGAGGGGTGGAGCATCGCCGGTCAGTGGTCGCGGCGGCGCCGGGGCTCCCCGAGGCCGGGCCGGCTTCTCGCAGCGCGGCGTCGGGCCCGGGCCGGGCCGCGGCGGGCGCGGACCAAGAGGAGGCGTGGCGGCGGCGCGCGGGCGCGGCGGG GAAAAAGGGCCGGAGGTCGCCGCCGACGAGTCGCTGTGA
- the LOC114158211 gene encoding heterogeneous nuclear ribonucleoprotein Q-like isoform X3, with protein sequence MMSADLATDHVNGNGTEEPMETMATVTRSEHFQALLDAGLSQNVAEKLDELYVAGLVAHSDLDERALEALKEFNEDGALQVLVQFKESDLSHVQNKSAFLCGVMKTYRQREKQGTKVSPASKGPDEVRIRELLDRTGYTLDVTTGQRKYGGPPPDAVYAGSQPTVGTEIFVGKIPRDLFEDELVPLFEKAGPIWDLRLMMDPLSSLNRGYAFVTFCAKDSAQEAVKLCNNFEIRPGKHIGVCISVANNRLFVGSIPKSKTKEQIVEEFFKVTEGLSDVILYHQPDDKKKNRGFCFLEYEDHKTAAQARRRLMSGKVKVWGNLVTVEWADPIEDPDPEVMAKVKVLFVRNLANGVTEEILEKSFSQFGKLERVKKLKDYAFVHFEERDGAVKALEELNGTEMEGEPIEIVFAKPPDQKRKERKAQRQAAKSQMYDDYYYYSPQPHMPLPSRGRGRGGRGGYGFPQDYYSYEDYYDYYGYDYHNYRGGYDDPYYGYDDFQAPGRGRGGGRGPRGGASPVSGRGGAGAPRGRAGFSQRGVGPGPGRGGRGPRGGVAAARGRGGVRGARGGRGGNVGGKRKADGYSQPDSKRRQTNSQNWGSQPIAQQPLHCGDHAAGKRAGGRRRRVAVTGPGGAPCWRERRTR encoded by the exons ATG ATGTCTGCAGATTTGGCCACAGATCACGTGAACGGGAACGGCACCGAGGAGCCCATGGAAACCATGGCAACCGTGACCCGCTCCGAACATTTCCAGGCTCTGCTGGACGCCGGCTTGTCGCAGAACGTAGCTGAGAAGCTGGACGAGCTTTATGTAGCAG GCCTGGTGGCTCACAGCGACCTGGATGAGCGCGCCCTGGAGGCTCTGAAGGAGTTCAACGAAGACGGGGCGCTgcaggttctggtccagttcaaGGAGAGCGACCTATCCCACGTTCAG AATAAAAGTGCCTTCCTGTGTGGGGTGATGAAGACGTACCGGCAGCGGGAGAAGCAGGGCACCAAAGTGTCTCCGGCCTCCAAAGGTCCAGACGAGGTGCGGATCCGGGAGCTGCTGGACAGAACCGGCTACACGCTGGACGTCACCACGGGCCAGAGGAAGTACGGCGGCCCGCCGCCGGACGCCGTCTACGCCGGGTCGCAGCCCACAGTGGGAACCGAG ATCTTCGTGGGGAAGATTCCCCGCGATCTGTTTGAAGACGAGCTGGTTCCTCTCTTCGAGAAGGCCGGGCCCATCTGGGACCTGCGGCTGATGATGGACCCGCTCAGCAGCCTGAACCGCGGCTACGCCTTCGTCACTTTCTGCGCCAAAGACTCCGCCCAGGAGGCGGTCAAGCTG TGCAATAACTTCGAGATCCGGCCCGGCAAACACATCGGCGTCTGCATATCTGTGGCCAACAACAGGCTGTTTGTCGGTTCCATACCCAAGAGCAAAACCAAGGAGCAGATCGTGGAGGAGTTTTTTAAGGTCACAG AGGGTCTCAGTGATGTCATCCTCTACCACCAACCCGACGACAAGAAGAAGAACCGCGGTTTCTGCTTCCTGGAGTACGAAGACCACAAAACGGCGGCGCAGGCCCGGCGCCGGCTCATGAGCGGAAAGGTCAAGGTCTGGGGCAACCTGGTGACGGTGGAGTGGGCCGACCCCATCGAGGACCCCGACCCGGAAGTTATGGCCAAG GTGAAGGTCCTGTTTGTGAGGAACCTGGCCAACGGCGTCACAGAGGAGATCCTGGAGAAATCCTTCAGCCAGTTTGGGAAGCTGGAGCGAGTGAAGAAGCTCAAAGACTACGCCTTCGTCCACTTCGAGGAGCGGGACGGAGCCGTGAAG GCGCTGGAGGAGCTGAACGGGACGGAGATGGAGGGAGAGCCCATCGAAATAGTTTTTGCCAAACCGCCTGATCAGAAAAGGAAGGAGAGGAAAGCCCAGAGACAAGCTGCCAAGTCCCAAAT GTATGATGATTATTACTACTATTCGCCGCAGCCCCACATGcccctcccctccagggggcGGGGCCGCGGCGGCCGGGGGGGCTACGGCTTCCCCCAGGACTACTACAGCTACGAGGATTACTACGACTACTACGGCTACGACTACCACAACTACCGTGGCGGCTACGACGACCCCTACTACGGCTATGATGACTTCCAGGCCCCGGGCCGGGGGCGGGGCGGCGGCAGGGGCCCGAGGGGTGGAGCATCGCCGGTCAGTGGTCGCGGCGGCGCCGGGGCTCCCCGAGGCCGGGCCGGCTTCTCGCAGCGCGGCGTCGGGCCCGGGCCGGGCCGCGGCGGGCGCGGACCAAGAGGAGGCGTGGCGGCGGCGCGCGGGCGCGGCGGGGTACGTGGTGCGCGGGGCGGCCGCGGTGGAAATGTGGGAGGAAAGCGGAAAGCTGACGGCTACAGCCAGCCAGATTCCAAGCGCCGCCAGACCAATAGTCAGAACTGGGGCTCCCAACCCATTGCTCAGCAGCCGCTCCACTGCGGGGACCATGCTG CAGGAAAAAGGGCCGGAGGTCGCCGCCGACGAGTCGCTGTGACCGGGCCGggcggcgccccctgctggagggAACG ACGGACTCGATGA
- the LOC114158211 gene encoding heterogeneous nuclear ribonucleoprotein Q-like isoform X2 yields MGHSIHNIGISKAPTHTTPHTLSAICPEQCKPRFIREENTSPTCQTPSNMSADLATDHVNGNGTEEPMETMATVTRSEHFQALLDAGLSQNVAEKLDELYVAGLVAHSDLDERALEALKEFNEDGALQVLVQFKESDLSHVQNKSAFLCGVMKTYRQREKQGTKVSPASKGPDEVRIRELLDRTGYTLDVTTGQRKYGGPPPDAVYAGSQPTVGTEIFVGKIPRDLFEDELVPLFEKAGPIWDLRLMMDPLSSLNRGYAFVTFCAKDSAQEAVKLCNNFEIRPGKHIGVCISVANNRLFVGSIPKSKTKEQIVEEFFKVTEGLSDVILYHQPDDKKKNRGFCFLEYEDHKTAAQARRRLMSGKVKVWGNLVTVEWADPIEDPDPEVMAKVKVLFVRNLANGVTEEILEKSFSQFGKLERVKKLKDYAFVHFEERDGAVKALEELNGTEMEGEPIEIVFAKPPDQKRKERKAQRQAAKSQMYDDYYYYSPQPHMPLPSRGRGRGGRGGYGFPQDYYSYEDYYDYYGYDYHNYRGGYDDPYYGYDDFQAPGRGRGGGRGPRGGASPVSGRGGAGAPRGRAGFSQRGVGPGPGRGGRGPRGGVAAARGRGGVRGARGGRGGNVGGKRKADGYSQPDSKRRQTNSQNWGSQPIAQQPLHCGDHAGKRAGGRRRRVAVTGPGGAPCWRERRTR; encoded by the exons ATGGGCCACTCCATCCACAACATTGGCATCAGCAAAGCGCCCACCCACACGACGCCACACACGCTGTCTGCCATCTGCCCTGAACAATGTAAACCGAGATTCATCCGTGAAGAGAACACCTCTCCAACGTGCCAGACGCCATCAAAT ATGTCTGCAGATTTGGCCACAGATCACGTGAACGGGAACGGCACCGAGGAGCCCATGGAAACCATGGCAACCGTGACCCGCTCCGAACATTTCCAGGCTCTGCTGGACGCCGGCTTGTCGCAGAACGTAGCTGAGAAGCTGGACGAGCTTTATGTAGCAG GCCTGGTGGCTCACAGCGACCTGGATGAGCGCGCCCTGGAGGCTCTGAAGGAGTTCAACGAAGACGGGGCGCTgcaggttctggtccagttcaaGGAGAGCGACCTATCCCACGTTCAG AATAAAAGTGCCTTCCTGTGTGGGGTGATGAAGACGTACCGGCAGCGGGAGAAGCAGGGCACCAAAGTGTCTCCGGCCTCCAAAGGTCCAGACGAGGTGCGGATCCGGGAGCTGCTGGACAGAACCGGCTACACGCTGGACGTCACCACGGGCCAGAGGAAGTACGGCGGCCCGCCGCCGGACGCCGTCTACGCCGGGTCGCAGCCCACAGTGGGAACCGAG ATCTTCGTGGGGAAGATTCCCCGCGATCTGTTTGAAGACGAGCTGGTTCCTCTCTTCGAGAAGGCCGGGCCCATCTGGGACCTGCGGCTGATGATGGACCCGCTCAGCAGCCTGAACCGCGGCTACGCCTTCGTCACTTTCTGCGCCAAAGACTCCGCCCAGGAGGCGGTCAAGCTG TGCAATAACTTCGAGATCCGGCCCGGCAAACACATCGGCGTCTGCATATCTGTGGCCAACAACAGGCTGTTTGTCGGTTCCATACCCAAGAGCAAAACCAAGGAGCAGATCGTGGAGGAGTTTTTTAAGGTCACAG AGGGTCTCAGTGATGTCATCCTCTACCACCAACCCGACGACAAGAAGAAGAACCGCGGTTTCTGCTTCCTGGAGTACGAAGACCACAAAACGGCGGCGCAGGCCCGGCGCCGGCTCATGAGCGGAAAGGTCAAGGTCTGGGGCAACCTGGTGACGGTGGAGTGGGCCGACCCCATCGAGGACCCCGACCCGGAAGTTATGGCCAAG GTGAAGGTCCTGTTTGTGAGGAACCTGGCCAACGGCGTCACAGAGGAGATCCTGGAGAAATCCTTCAGCCAGTTTGGGAAGCTGGAGCGAGTGAAGAAGCTCAAAGACTACGCCTTCGTCCACTTCGAGGAGCGGGACGGAGCCGTGAAG GCGCTGGAGGAGCTGAACGGGACGGAGATGGAGGGAGAGCCCATCGAAATAGTTTTTGCCAAACCGCCTGATCAGAAAAGGAAGGAGAGGAAAGCCCAGAGACAAGCTGCCAAGTCCCAAAT GTATGATGATTATTACTACTATTCGCCGCAGCCCCACATGcccctcccctccagggggcGGGGCCGCGGCGGCCGGGGGGGCTACGGCTTCCCCCAGGACTACTACAGCTACGAGGATTACTACGACTACTACGGCTACGACTACCACAACTACCGTGGCGGCTACGACGACCCCTACTACGGCTATGATGACTTCCAGGCCCCGGGCCGGGGGCGGGGCGGCGGCAGGGGCCCGAGGGGTGGAGCATCGCCGGTCAGTGGTCGCGGCGGCGCCGGGGCTCCCCGAGGCCGGGCCGGCTTCTCGCAGCGCGGCGTCGGGCCCGGGCCGGGCCGCGGCGGGCGCGGACCAAGAGGAGGCGTGGCGGCGGCGCGCGGGCGCGGCGGGGTACGTGGTGCGCGGGGCGGCCGCGGTGGAAATGTGGGAGGAAAGCGGAAAGCTGACGGCTACAGCCAGCCAGATTCCAAGCGCCGCCAGACCAATAGTCAGAACTGGGGCTCCCAACCCATTGCTCAGCAGCCGCTCCACTGCGGGGACCATGCTG GAAAAAGGGCCGGAGGTCGCCGCCGACGAGTCGCTGTGACCGGGCCGggcggcgccccctgctggagggAACG ACGGACTCGATGA